DNA from Triticum aestivum cultivar Chinese Spring chromosome 7D, IWGSC CS RefSeq v2.1, whole genome shotgun sequence:
cgtagcgaagctgaagtccgtccgaatcatgttagcaattgccgcatactatgattatgagatatggcagatggacgtcaaaacggcattccttaacggcttccttaaggaagagttgtatatgatgcagccggaaggttttgtcgatcctaagaatgctaacaaagtatgcaagctccagcgctcaatctatgggctggtgcaagcatctcggagttggaacattcgctttgatgagatgatcaaagcgtttgggtttacacagacttatggagaagcctgtgtttacaagaaagtgagtgggagctctgtagcatttctcatattatatgtggatgacatactattgatgggaaatgatatagaattcttggaaagtataaaggcctatttgaataagtgtttttcaatgaaggaccttggagaagctgcttatatattaggcatcaagatctatagagatagatcaagacgcctcattggtctttcacagagtacataccttgacaagatattgaagaagttcaatatggatcagtccaagaaggggttcttgcctgtattgcaaggtgtgcagttgagcacggctcaatgcccgaccacggcagaagatagagaaaagatgagtgtcatcccctatgcctcggccatagggtctattatgtatgccatgctgtgtaccagacctgatgtaaaccttgccgtaagtttggtaggaaggtaccaaagtaatcccggcatggaacactggacagcggtcaagaatatcctgaagtacctgaagaggactaaggatatgtttctcgtttatggaggtgacgaagagctcgtcgtaaagggttacgtcgacgctagcttcgacacagatctggatgactcgaagtcacaaaccggatacgtgtatattttgaatggaggagcagtaagctggtgcagttgcaagcaaagcgtcgtggcgggatctacatgtgaagcggagtacatggcagcctcggaggcagcacaggaagcagtctggatgaaggagttcattaccgacctaggggtgattcccaatgcgtcgggcccgatgactctcttctgtgacaacactggagctattgcccttgcgaaggagcccaggtttcacaggaagaccaggcatatcaagcgtcgcttcaactccattcgtgaaagtgttcaaaatggagacatagatatttgtaaagtacatacggacctgaatgtagcagatccgttgactaaacctctccctagagcaaaacatgatcaacaccaggacgcaatgggtgttcgattcatcacaatgtaactagattattgactctagtgcaagtgggagactgttggaaatatgccctagaggcaataataaatggttattattatatttctttgttcatgataattgtctattgttcatgctataattgtattatccggaaatcgtaatacatgtgtgaatacatagaccacaacgtgtccctagtaagcctctagttgactagctcgttgatcaacagatagtcatggtttcctgactatggacattggatgtcattgataacgggatcacatcattaggagaatgatgtgatggacaagacccaatcctaagcatagcataaaagatcgtgtagtttcgtttgctagagcttttccaatgtcaggtatctattccttagaccatgagatcgtgcaactcccggataccgtaggagtgctttgggtgtgccaaacgtcacaacgtaactgggtgactataaaggtacactgcgggtatctccgaaagtgtctgttgggttggcacggatcgagactgggatttgtcactccgtgtgacggagaggtatctctgggcccactcggtaatgcatcatcataatgagctcaatgtgactaaggcgttagtcacgggatcatgcattgcggtacgagtaaagagacttgccggtaacgagattgaacaaggtattgggataccgacgatcgaatctcgggcaagtaacataccgattgacaaagggaattgtatacgggattgattgaatcctcgacatcgtggttcatccgatgagatcatcgtggaacatgtgggagccaacatgggtatccagatcccgctgttggttattgaccggagaggcgtctcggtcatgtctgcatgtctcctgaacccgtagggtctacacacttaaggttcggtgacgctagggttgtagagatatgagtatgcggaaacccgaaagttgttcggagtcccggatgagatcccggacgtcacgaggagttccggaatggtccggaggtgaagaattatatataggaagtccagtttcggccaccggaaaagtttcgggggttatcggtattgtaccgggaccaccggaagggtcccgggggtccaccaggtggggccacctgtctcggagggccccatgggctgaagtgggaagggaaccagcccatagtgggctggggcgccccccatgggcctcccccctgcgcctagggttggaaaccctagggtggggggcgccccacttgacttggggggtaagttacccccctggccgccgcccccccatccagatgggttcctggccggcgcccccccttcccgggggcctatataaaggggggagggagggcagtagtattacagccttgggcgcctccctcctcccctgcaacacctctccctctcgcagacgctcggcgaagccctgccgagatcccgctacatccaccaccacgccgttgtgcggctgggtctccatcaacctctccttccccttgctggatcaagaaggaggagacgtcgctgctccgtacgtgtgttgaacgcggaggtgccgtccgttcggcactcggtcatcggtgatttggatcacggcgagtacgactccatcaacctcgttcattgaaacgcttccgctcgcgatctacaagggtatgtagatgcactcctttcccctcgttgctagtatactccatagatggatcttggtgagcgtaggaaaattttaaaattatgctacgattcccaacatgtcCATCCCGCCAAAGCTTCGCAAGGGCGTCAACACATTGGTGATTTCCTCGCTACAATGCACTTGGCTTTAGAGGAGCCGGCGTGTCTTCAAGCACACCTCTTTGCTCCCTACGGCGGTAGTTGATGGAGTGTGTGACCATTGCCGTGAGTGGCGGACGTTAGGAAACAATAATTTAAGAAGAGTAGTACCACAAGTCCCTTGTTGTACACCGCTCGGGCTGCCACCCTTGTTGGCGCCATGGAGCTACTCTTGTAAATCATAGATACTTTTTATCATAATATATAGGCACATAGATCTCCTTGTGTTTAAGAAAAATCAATAATCAAAGCCCACTTACAATTTAAAACATATCTTCTCTTTTATACATAAGAAACAACACAAGGTTGGCTTGCTCGCCTGACTTCTCAATCTTACAGACCTTGCTCCTATAACGCGAGCATAATGACCATTTTTTATTTAACCACATCACATATCAACATAGATGCTTAATTAAAACACAAACACATATCTAGTCATTGTTTTCATAGTTCCAACCATTGTGACCTCTTGCAAATATCCATATCAAGGATAGCCACCGCCACCATATCCTCCACCGTAACCTGCACCATACCCGCCACCGCCACCGTATCCTCCAGCTCCACCatatccgccaccaccaccatatCCCCCACCAAAGCCGCTGCCAAATCCACCATTTCCACCGCCATTGCCATACCCGCCACCATATCCAGGCCCATAGCCTCCACCGCCGTAACCACGCCCATAACCTCCACCGTGTCCAGAACTACCGTATCCTCCACCATACGCGCCACCATTGTTCTCATAACCTCCATCGCCATAACCTCCACCATTGTTCCCGTATCCACCGTTTCCATAGCCTCCACCATTGTTTTCATATCCCCCACCGTTACCGTATCTACCACCGTTTCCATACCCTCCACCGTTTCCATATCCTTCATCATGCTTGTTTTCACCTACCCACTTCTCTTTCTTAGGCAGGCCCGGCCCTCCTGCAGGTTTCACATTCTTCTCCTTGGACTCTGCATGAACACAATTCCTTAGTGAACATTGCTTGAGGTAGGCAAGTAGTGAACATTGCTCGAGGTAGATAGGTAGCCGTGCATATATAGGATGAAGTATGAGCTGTGTAGTCTACTGTGTTAGTAAATACGTATAAGAGAGAGCATGTTTTACAAACCTTTAGCATCCGTAAGCTCTCTAGCACCCGCTACATCGTCGGAGAGAAGCAGGAGCGAGGCTAGTACGACACCAAGAAGAACTAGAGACTTGACCGCCATTGGCGATGATCAGTTTGATCGAGTTATAATAGGTAGCTTAGGATGAGATGATATCGCTGCTAGAATTGCCGTACTTATAGAAGAGGCAAGACATGTATGCATGCATTggttcaaaaataataataataatacatgTATGCATGCACGCCTATGCCGGTCTCCAATTTTAAAAAGTTCCAACCTTCGATAACTCCATGTACCGCTATGGTTGGCTATTAGCTAGGATATGATCAAACCGGGACCGAGCTTTGGTATATCTCGTTGTCACATTTGATTAGCTACCCCCACCCCCAGAGCGGGGCACTGACATTTATCCGTGGATTTACGTGTGATCGAGAGTGTAGAACCACTTGCTAACAAAGTAGAGATTGTCCACTTTTGTGCATCCGTGTATTAAATATTATCGGATTCGTTGATCGATTATATCCTGGCTATTGATTCGACCCATCATGCTAATGTACAGTGTAAAGGCATATGGACCCTTAAAACGCTCCTATACGTTCGCACGCAGCGTGTCATCCAACGCGGTATCCTATTAGTCTGTAGATCAGTTGGGTTATCCGAAATTCTAAAAACTAGACGCAAACCAGGGGGTCTTTGCGGACGTCTCACGTACGTGTCCGACACCCAGACCAACTCAAAAACCGAGCCCGCGCCCGTTGCCTCTCCTGCACGAAGCAATTGCTGCACATTCATGCCGGACAGCACAACTCCAGAGCGCCTTCTTCGCATTAATGCCGGCTCAGAGCAGAAGCGACCTCTCACTggagccggcattgaagcggcatgCCGGGCAAGAGggatgtaacgcccggataatcatgctacagtaatcccatgctaatgatgccacgtcaccttcgttactgttgctaaactttcgttagttcaaaactgattcaaaaatcaattcaaaatatggcaaacaaacaAATGTcttcaaacattgaaacaaaaatgttcggtttgtgccgaatattacaaaggtaattatagtacagaaaacacaaatttataaaatacttaaatgccctaagttgaattaaaacagtaaaagaaaataaataactaataattaaaataattaattaattaatgaattgattaagttaattaaccataattaattaatctaattaactggttagtttaattaaacagtaattagattagttaaaccctaattagactaaatagtcaatgacgaacgggacccacgcgtcagttgaccagtcaacgcctctgttgactgctgacgtcatgctgacatcagcgtgcactgttctggataatgttggattaaaataattaaataaatgttaaaaggtgatttaaatcttttaaaatcaataaaaaataaaccgtagcttggatgggaaaactttgtacatgaaagttgctcagaacgacgagacgaatccggctacgcaacccgttcgtccgccacacatccctagcatagcaaacacacaacttttcccctccggttcatttgtccgaaaacgtgaacatccggggatactttcccggatgtttccccccttcgtcggtatcacctcctaccgcgttagggcatacctacaccgcgtattgcctcgttatgttttgttatgctttgtttgctccgtatttactgtttcttccccctcttctcctccggtagaccccgagaccagcgctgatgccaccgagtacgactacggtgttgacgacccctccttgccagagcaaccaggcaagcccccccttgatcaccagatatcgcctattcctcctctctactgcttgcattagagtagtatagcatgttactgctttcggttaatcctattttgatgcatagcctgtcattgttgctacagttgttacccttacctgctatcctactgcttagtataggatgctagtgttccatcagtggccctacactcttgtccgtctgccatgctatactactgggccgtgatcactcgggaggtgatcgcgggcatatgctatatactttatactgttacattacttataatactgttcggagatgggggctgaaggggcaggtggctccatcctggtagaggtgggtctgggttcccgacggcccccgactgttactttgtggcggagcgacagggcaggttgagactgttgggtaacgtagcaataattcaaaattttcctacgtgtcaccaagatcaatctaggagattctagcaacgagagagagggagtgcatcttcatacccttgaagatcgctaagcgaaagcgttacaagaacgcggttgatggagtcgtactcgcagcgattcaaattgcggaagatccgatctagcgccgaacggacggcgtctccgcgttcaacacacgtacaacccggggacgtctcctccttcttgatccagcaaggggagaggagaagttgagggaggactccggcagcacgacggcgtggtggcaatggagctcgtggttctccggcagagcttcgctaagcactacggaggaggaggaggaggtgtatgaggagggagggctgcgccagggaagaggtgcaactgccctcccacccctccactatatataggggcaaggggagaggggaggcgccctagggtttcccctagggggcggcggccaagcagattggatctccctagggaaaatcctagggagacttgccccccaagccaagcaggtggaggcttgcctcccaagccaggtggaggcgccccacctccccaagtaacgtgggaaagggtgtggggggcgtaccaccccttagtgggctggtttgccccttcccctttggcccatgaggccctccaacacttgccggggatctcgaaacacctttcggtcatgctggccatagcctggtaccccccggaacactttcggactccaatacccttcgtccaatatatcgatcttcaccgccggaccattccggaactcctcgtgatgtccgggatctcatccaggactccgaacaaccttcggtaaccacatactatttcccataacaactctagcgtcaccgaaccttaagtgtgtagaccctacgggttcgggaaccatgcagacatgaccgagacacctctccggccaataaccaatagcgggatctggatacccatattggctcccacatgttccacgatgatctcatcggatgaagcacgatgtcggggattcaatcaatcccgtatacaattccctttgtctatcggcatgttgcttgcccgagattcgatcgtcggtatcccaatacctcgttcaatcttgttaccggcaagtctctttactcgttccgtaacgcatgatcccgtggctaactccttagtcacattgagctcattatgatgatgcattaccgagtgggcccagagatacctctccgtcatacggagtgacaaatcccagtctcgattcgtgcaaacccaatagacactttcggagatacctgtagtgcacctttatagccacacagttacgttgtgacgtttggtacacccaaagcattcctacggtatccgggagttgcacaatctcatggtctaaggaaacgatacttgacattagaaaagctcttagcaaacgaactacacgatcttgtgctatgcttaggattgggtcttgtccatcacatcattctcctaatgatgtgatcccgttatcaatgacatccaatgtccatgtcaggaaaccataaccatctattgatcaatgataaatgtttattattcatgctagaattgtattaaccggaaacataatacatgtgtgaatacatagacaaacagaatgtcactagtatgcctctacttgactagctcgttaaatcaaagatggttatgtttcctagccatagacatgagttgtcatttgattaacgggatcacctcattaggagaatgacgtgattgacatgacccattccgttagcttagcacccgatcgtttagtatgttgctattgctttcttcatgacttatacatgttcctatgactatgagattatgcaactcccgtttaccggaggaacactttgtgtgctaccaaacgtcacaacgtaaatgggtgattataaaggtgctctacaggtgtctccaaaggtacttgttgggttggcgtatttcgagattaggatttgtcactccaattgtcagagaggtatctctgggcccactcggtaatgcacatcactataagccttgcaagcattgtgactaataagttagttgcgggatgatgtattacggaacgagtaaagagacttgccgataacgagattgaactaggtatcgagataccgacgatcaaatctcgggcaagtaacataccggtgacaaagggaacaacgtatgttgttatgcggtctgaccgataaagatcttcgtagaatatgtgggagccaatatgggcatccaggtcccgctattggttattgaccggagacgtgtctcggtcatgtctacatagttctcgaacccgtagggtccgcacgcttaaggttacgatgacagttttattatgagtttatgtatgttgatgtaccgaaggagttcgaagtcccggatgagatcgaggacatgacgaggagtctcgaaatggtcgagacgtaaagatcgatatattggacgaatatattcggacttcggaaaggttccgagtgattcgggtatttttcggagtaccggagagttacgggaatacgtattgggccttattgggccatacgggaaagaaggaaaaggcctcaagggtggccgcacccctccccttggtctggtccgaattggactagggaagggggcgcccccttccttcattctctttttcccttcctcttttcctattccatatgggaggtggaatcctactaggactagggagtcctagtaggactccacacttggtgcgccccctcctagggccggcctcctcctcccttgctcctttatatacgggggcaggggggcaccccagagacacaacaattgatccttgagatctcttagccgtgtgcggtgcccccctccaccatattacacctcgataataccgttgcggagcttaggcgaagccctgcgtcggtggaacatcatcatcgtcaccacgccgtcgtgctgacgaaactctccctcaacactcggctggatcggagttcgagggacgtcatcgagctgaacgtgtgtagaactcggaggtgccgtacgttcggtacttgatcggtcggatcgtgaagacgtacgactacatcaaccacgttgtgataacgcttccgctgtcggtctacgagggtacgtggacaacactctcccctctcgttgctatgcatcaccatgatcttgcgtgtgcgtaggaaattttttgaaattactacgttccccaacagtggcatccgagcctggttttatgcgttgatgctatgcacgagtagaacacaagtgagttgtgggcgatataagtcatactgcttaccagcatgtcatactttggttcagcggtattgtgagatgaagtggcccggaccgacattacgcgtacgcttacgccagactggtttcaccgttgcgagcactcgttgcttaaaggtgaccggcgggtgtctgtctctctcactttagttgaaccgagtgtggctacgcccggtccttgcgaaggttaaaatagcaccaacttgacaaactatcgttgtggtttgatgcgtaggtaagaacggttcttgctaagcccgtagcagccacgtaaaatatgcaacaacaaagtagaggacgtctaacttgtttttgcagggcatgttgtgatgtgatatggtcaagacatgatgtgatgtaatgtgttgtatgagatgatcatgttttgtaaccgagttatcggcaactggcaggagccatatggttgtcgctttattgtatgagatgcaatcgccatgtaatagttttactttatcactaagcggtagcgatagtcgtaaaagcaataagttggcgagacgacaacgatgctacgatggagatcaaggtgtcgcgccggtgacgatggtgatcatgacggtgcttcggagatggagatcacaagcacggtgcttcggagatggagatcacaagcacaagatgatgatggccatatcatatcacttatattgattacatgtgatgttaatcctttatgcatcttatcttgctttgtttgacggtagcattataagatgatccttcactaaattatcaaagtataagtgttctccctgagtatgcaccgttgcgaaagttcttcgtgctgagacaccacgtgatgatcgggtgtgataggctctacgtttaaatacaacgggtgcaaaacagttgcacacgcggaatactcaggttaaacttgacgagcctagcatataacagatatggcctcggaacacggagaccgaaaggtcgagcgtgaatcatatagtagatatgatcatcatagtgatgttcaccattgaaactactccatctcacgtgatgatcggacatggtttagttgatatggatcacgtgatcacttaaaggattagagggatgtctatctaagtgggagttcttaagtaatatgattaattgaacttaaattta
Protein-coding regions in this window:
- the LOC123165061 gene encoding ctenidin-3; the protein is MAVKSLVLLGVVLASLLLLSDDVAGARELTDAKESKEKNVKPAGGPGLPKKEKWVGENKHDEGYGNGGGYGNGGRYGNGGGYENNGGGYGNGGYGNNGGGYGDGGYENNGGAYGGGYGSSGHGGGYGRGYGGGGYGPGYGGGYGNGGGNGGFGSGFGGGYGGGGGYGGAGGYGGGGGYGAGYGGGYGGGGYP